A window of Oncorhynchus kisutch isolate 150728-3 linkage group LG23, Okis_V2, whole genome shotgun sequence genomic DNA:
TGTCCTTATCTTcctttttctctccatcctcctttgCAGTTTCTTCCTTCTCTTCCATCTCATCCCCAGCTATAACCAAAACATTTTATAATTGTGAATAGGGAAATAATTGTGTTAGTAGACTGTATTGTAAAAATGTTGACATCTAAGCAATGCACGACAACAATAGAGAATATTCTTTGAGGGataatgctaatgctaaccttCTTCGCCGTCCTTAGCATCCTCCCCATCTTCTTTCTCCACCTCGCCTCCCTCATCTccatcttcctccttctcctctcccttttcctccttctcctctccaccctcttcctccttatcctctccctcctcttccttctcttcctccttctcatcctcttcctccttctcctcctcctcctgtggtAGGCTGGCAGAGTCCTGCTGGGCTAGGCTGGCAGAGATGACATCATCTCCAGAGGCAAATGAGGAGCTGAAGAAGCGTGAAGTCATCAGGTAGGGGGCGCCAGAGCTTAGGCTGGACTGCATGGAGAACATAGAGCGGCCAAAGGAGGGTGTGGCCGACAGGGTGTGGCCGTAGACACTGGACATACCCCCGGACACGCCCACACTGAAACGAGACTCCTCCCCCTCCAGCAGCTTCCTGGAGAAGTAAAGTATCATGGGACATATATACTTTCAGAGTTAAAGGACAAAAGGTTTTCCTTGACCTGGACTTGCATTAgtattattacattatatttATTTAAGTTGAAGCTCTGGTCAATGCTCCTCATAGCATCCTACCTGTAGGCAGCGATCTCGATGTCAAGGGCCATCTTAACATTCAGCAGGTCCTGGTAATCCTTCAGGTAGCGAGCCATCTCCTGCTTTGTGGCTCCCAGCTCATTCTCCAGCTGGCCAATAGTATCCTACAGGAGAAGTTTAGATGTAATGTGATGGATAATGTGTGTGTTCTTACAGCAGGTTACACGTTCAGGTAAACTGCCCAAAAATGTTGAGTGTGACTATTAAAATGCACATTTGATGCAATATAATATTTTTCCCCTTCTACATTACTAAATCAGTTCCACTTTGCACAAATTATTAAAAACATTATGGGTGTCTTGTATTCTGATCAAGTCATCTATCTATTGATAAACAGTTTCTAAACATGCAATTAAGAAACACATTCACTATTAGATTGCATTCCTTCTGAGGTATTTGCTTGAATACAGATATAAATTTGTCCTGCAGTACCAGTCCTGCAGTACCAGTATAAATTTGTCCTGCtgtaccactactgacctgcatGCCATTGATCTCAGCACTCTGCTTGTCCTCCATGTCATGCAACTGTTTCTCCAGAGACTCATTGAGACCCCTGCAGGCATCGATCTCCAGCAGGCGGGCCTGGAGCTGCCGGCGGTACTCCCCAGCCTCGTCCCTGGAGCTCCTCACTGCATCGCTGTGCTGGGCCACGCTCTCCGTCAGGGAGCCCACCTTCCCACGGAACCACTCCTCAGCAGACTGCATGTTCTTGGCCGCCAGCCTCTCGTACTGGGCTCGGATGTCCCTCAGAGCCCCGGACAGATCCGGCGTGGTGGCCTCCATCTCCACAGCCACCTGGGCCCCCAGCTGGGCCTGGGCCTGGAGCTCTACCACCTCCCCCTCGTGGAGCCTCTTGAGGAAGGCCAGCTCGTCCAGCAGGGTCTCCACCCTCTTCTCCAGCTCGGTCCTGGCCAGGGTGGCCTGGTCGGCACCACGCCGCGCATCCAACAGCCTTCCCTCCGCGTCCTCGCGGGCCACCACCTCATCCTCGTAGCGGGCCTGTAGGGCGCTCAGGGTTTGCCCCAGACGTTCCCTCTGCCCCAGGGCGGCCTGCTGCTCCCCACGCGCCTCCTCCACGGCAGCCCTCAGAGCCCGTGCCTCCTGCTCATACAGGGCCCTCAGACGGGAAGGCTCCCCATGCCTCTGCCTCAGCAGCATCAGCTCAGCCTCCAGAGCACGGTTCTGCTGCTCTAGCTCCCGCACACGGTCGATGAAGCCGGCAAAGCGGTCATTGAGCTCCTGCATCTGAGCCCTCTCCTGGGTCCTCACCGTGCGGAACTCAGAGCTCACCTGGGCCGCCTGGCTCAGCTCCAGTTCCACGGAGGAGGAGGAAGCCGGGGATGAATGCAGAGCCCGTCCAGGAGAGGAGTACTGCAAACGGGAGCTcacagaggacaggggagaggtgtggaTTGAGTAGGCCGAGCGTGACCTCCCCCTGGTTACCACCCCTCGGGGGGCTCCCTCCACATACCAGCGgcggtaggaggaggaggagtagtaaggGTCAAAGCCGAGGGTACTCATGGCTGTGCTGGGAGGACAGGCTGCTTTGTCGGGCTCTGTGTGAATATGTCTGTAGGGCTCCGGTGAAGAACCCAGACTGATGCTGCTGCAGTGGCTCCAGCTTTTATAGCAAAAGGGAGAGCTCTGACGCAAGCAGTTTCCCAAACTCTGACTACGCAGGATCGAAAGCCTAACACTgcaacggagagagagggagaatgagagaaagagaataaggaaggagagagagggggagggaaggagatatAGAGATGtcgagagatggggagggaaagggagagggggcagATGAAAGAGAGATGTTTGTGTTTTTGAGGGTAGAACAGAGGTTAACATGTTTTTAGTTGCTCTACAGTGTTTCTGTCATACACAGTAACCTTGACTACTAATATTCACAAGTTAATGCACAGAAAAGTAGAGTCAGATAGCTAAAGCCTCTGGCTAGTGAAGTATATTATCTGCACTGTACCTGCAGTCATAGAAAAAATGAATAGTCGCATGAGATGACTTGAGTTTGTACTCATTTGAATGTAGGTCCTGCAGTCCTCTCTGCAGGGGAAGAGAATGGGCTGTCCTGATTCTATAGCAGCTTTTGTGTTCCTATTATACACAGCATGTAATCATACAGTGACACAGCAACTCCCCTGCTGGCCAATAGGAGAAATACACCCATGACCTCTGAAAACCTGCAATGataaacacagaacacacagctggGTTGTATTTGGTCAAATACATGGTCAAATATGCGATGAATCTCAGAGTGCTTATTTACTTATACATCATGGCTGGTAAGCTACTGTTTGGTGCCTGTAGATACTTCTTCTGTAGGGGTGAGTGGGGTAAGTCGTGCTAAAGGGTTAGCTGAGCCACCCCTTGACTCTAGGAAACCATATACAAAATGAATaatgtgaccaaatatttaggaagaggtcataatttcatggagtctgtgaaggaagaaaccaccaCTGTTTTATACATCAGTTgtggtctctataagcttcaatataAGGTCCtgaacctagcatgaaagtgcattcTTGTAGCTGTGTGAGCTAATATTGAATTTGTTGTGCCATTTGGCCAGTGACAATTGAGCCAATGGCTCAACATACCCTATACAAATGATGATCACATTTGGTTAGTTTTATGCATATGAAGATAGggcatttttatttttacagagcAGACATCATCATGCCCCATGTATACACATGTAAAACAAGCAGGGGTCTAGCCCCCACTTAAAGTTCTTGAAAGAACAGCCAATGAAGTTAGAGTCCATTCGAGCAGCAGCAAGGGATGAAACAATTGACCGAATGATACTGAAGAGGTACATTAACAAAAAATAAAACCTTTACCTGTGTGGAAGAAAGCctatgatagagtagcagaggCACACAGGGGACTTGTTCGACACTGCAGccgactgatctacaaatcaccttgcatcataaataactactcattattatttgtagatcagtcatgGATTTGATTATCtcatggagtctgagcttgctAAACTGATTATTTCCAAGGATAcaaaacatcctgaaatatacagTGGGTCTCAACCCCAAGTATTCAACCCCATTTTTTGTCATGATCTACATAAAATACtacataatgtcaaagtaaaaataaaatttgacatttttacaaattaataaaaacatagtcgttgcataagtattcactccCTTTGTTCAGGCAAGCCTACATTTGTTTAGAAGTACAttttggcttaacaaatcacataagtcCTTCtggtccttctgaactgagctgcaggaagAAACTGCTCAGGGAGGTCACCGTGAGgacattggtgattttaaaacagctactgAGGatggaaaactgaggatggatcaacaacattgtagtggctcagcaataatgacctaaatgacaaagtgaaaagaatttaaaaaatacacagaataaatgcaaaatgttatttttggggcaaatccaacacaacatcactgagtaactgactccttattttcaagcaatgtggtggctgcatcatggtatgtgTATGCTTGACATCAGCAATGACTGGGTCGTTCttctgtataaaaataaaaagaatggagcaaaatccttgaggaaaacctgacttagtctgctttacaccagacactgggagagaaattcacctttcagcaggacaataacctaaaatacaaggccaaatctacactggaataACTTAATAAGAAGacagtaaatgttcctgagtggtcaagttacagttttgacttaaatctgcttgaatatCTATGGTAAGACTTGAAATTTGCTGTCCAGCCATAAtccccaacaccttgacagagcttgaagaattttgaaaataataattggcaaatattgaacaatccaggtgtgcaaagctctttgagacttacccaagaagagtcaaggctgtaatcactcttagagacttacccaagaagactcactgctgtaatcactcttagaggcttacccaagaagactcactgctgtaatcactcttagagacttacccaagaagactcactgctgaatcgctgccaaaagtgttCCTGACATGAGCAGTGAATACTTCTCTAATCATGgtttattagtgttttattttttaattatctTAAAATAATGTTGGAATTTTTCTTCTACATtcacattacagagtattttgtgtagtttGTTGGAAAAAAATTACAATTGaatccactttgtaacacaatcaaatgtAAAGAAATCCCAAAAAATCCTAAAATACTGCTGCCTGCCTGGCCCCCTGCCTCCTTGACTGctgacacacacttcctcccattccttctcctcttcctcctgaggtggagggaggggaggggacacctTTGATAGAGTCCAAGACTgtgtcatatccagaggttgtctttgggaaatagatgtatgagtgctgccagaattgctgcagaggttgaaggggtggggggtcagcctgtcagtgctcagaccatacgccgtacactgcataaaattggtctgcatggctgccATCCCAGAAGGAAGCtccttctaaagatgatgcacaagaaagcccgcaaacagtttgctgaagacaagcagactaaggacatggattattggaaccatgtcctgtggtctgatgagaccaagataaacttatttggttcagatggtgtcaagcgtgtgtggcggcaaccaggtgaggactacaaagacaagtgtgtcttgcctacagtcaagcatggtggtgggagtgtcatgttCTGGGTCTgtatgagtgctgccggcactggggagctatagttcattgagggaaccatgaatgccaacatgtactgtgacatactgaagcagattatgatcccctcccttcagagactgggccgcagggctgtattccaacatgataacgaccccaaacacatatccaagacgaccactgcatTGCTatagaagctgagggtaaaggtgatggactggccaaacatgtctccagacctaaaccctattgagcatctgtggggcatcctcaaatggaaggtggaggagtgcaaggtctctaacatccaccagctccgtgatgtcgtcatggaggagtggaagaggactccagtggctacctgtgaagctctggtgaactccatgcccaagagggttaaggcagtgctggaaaatgatggtagccacacaaaatattgacactttgggcccaatttgggtgtactcacttttgttgccagcggtttagacattaatggctgtgtgttgaattattttgaggggacagcaaatttacactgttatacaagctgtacactcactactttacattgtagcaaagtgtcatttcttcagtgttgtcacatgaagagatatactcaaatatttacaaaaatgtgaagggtgtactcacttttgtgatatactgtattttgTTAAAAAGAATACTATATACTAAATGTAAAAAATGGCTCAACATACCTCACTCTCCCCTATCAGGTGCTGTAATGCTAATGTGTATAAATTATGTCTGTGAAGATGTTTCAATTTTTGTAATGATAATATATTGgtttgtttattatattatattcattCAAATAGATTTTCATGATCGCTTTTGCTGGAAGGAACACAGAGGGCTTTGAAGTTAGACTTCATGTTAATTCCCTAACAAGAAAAACAGTTTCATCTTTCAGCTGAAGCGTGAAGAGGGAACCATGACTGGTCAAAAatactgctgcctgcctgccccccTGCCTGCTTGACTGCTGACACACACTTCCTCATATTCCTTCTCCTCTTCATCCTgaggtggggggaggggaggggacacctTTGATACTGTCCAAGACTCTTGACTGACAGAATGGATAGCAGAGTGACCAGTAAGTTTACAGTATGAGGATCTGGTCAAAGAGCAGGCTGGTATGAGTCTGTGTTTGGATGCAATATACTGTGTATTTTGGCTGTACTTATTGAGATGAGTGTATGAATTtgagtgtgtttgtatgtatttTGCTGACAATGCAACGACAATGTTTAGTGTAGGTGTGGGGTGCTGCCGCAAGCTGACTCATCAGTACAGTCATACTCACCCAGGACCCCCCATCCCCTCcacaccaccctcctctcctctcctctctcactcccctctctttcaACTACACAATTATTCTGCCCTACCATATTCACCTGCTTTCTTTTTCTTGCTCTTGCTCTTtctagttatctctctctctctatctctctctttcactgcagCATCCTCAGTCTTTATCTCTCTTTGTGATTCGTCAAGCTCTCTGTCCTTTTTTGTGATATATGATACACAGTTTGGCTTCATGCCTAGAGTTCCATTAATTTTGTATGTGGTGATATTGTATTTCTCTTTTTTCTCAATGTGGCTCATATTTTCGATTGGTAGCAGTGGGCATTGATTTAGCCCTAAGTTTGGCCTCAGTCAGTTTAATGCAGAATCAGTATTTTAATCTGAACTGGCCACAGAGTTTAAGTGGATGGTAGGATTGGTTTGAAACCTTGCTGCATTTCTACATGAATTGAATTTCAAACATCCCATGTACTTACTATAGCTATGATTCAggcacggcaggtagcctagtggagcattgggccagtaactgaaaggttgttggatcgaaTCCCAATGTTGACAAtggaaaaatctgtcgttctgccccctgaacaaggcagttgttccccggtaggctgtcattgtaaataagaatgtgttcttaactgacttgcctagataaataaaagccacatttaaaaacatggtgtggttgactaCAGTTGTCCTGTGAAGATCAAATGGTGGTTGTActgggatgacacaacagtggtactgtaggcctgattaccaacaatgatgagtcagcctacagggaggaggtgagggccctggcagagtggtgccaggaaaataacctctccctcaacgtcaacaaaacaaaggagctgattgtggacttcaggagacagcagagggagcatgccccCATCCCAGGGCAGggggctgcagtggagaaggtgaaaagcttcaagttcctctgcgtaaacatcactgacaatctgaaatggcccACAAccccagggctctccagaggattgTGTGGTCTGTCGAACGCATCACTGGGGCCACActgcctgcccttcaggacatctacagtacccggtgtcacaggaaggccaggaagatcatcaaggacctcagccagcCAAGCCAAGGCCTGTCACCATCCAGAGGGCGAGgtcagtaaaggtgcatcaaagctgggaccaagagactagaaaacagcttctatctcaaagctatcagactgttaaatagtcactactaaccggcctccacccagtaccctgcactGAACTTTAGTTACTGTCACTAGCTGACTACCTGCCCTATGTGCAGTACATtgtcatggaacactggtcactttaataatg
This region includes:
- the LOC109868634 gene encoding neurofilament light polypeptide-like, with amino-acid sequence MSTLGFDPYYSSSSYRRWYVEGAPRGVVTRGRSRSAYSIHTSPLSSVSSRLQYSSPGRALHSSPASSSSVELELSQAAQVSSEFRTVRTQERAQMQELNDRFAGFIDRVRELEQQNRALEAELMLLRQRHGEPSRLRALYEQEARALRAAVEEARGEQQAALGQRERLGQTLSALQARYEDEVVAREDAEGRLLDARRGADQATLARTELEKRVETLLDELAFLKRLHEGEVVELQAQAQLGAQVAVEMEATTPDLSGALRDIRAQYERLAAKNMQSAEEWFRGKVGSLTESVAQHSDAVRSSRDEAGEYRRQLQARLLEIDACRGLNESLEKQLHDMEDKQSAEINGMQDTIGQLENELGATKQEMARYLKDYQDLLNVKMALDIEIAAYRKLLEGEESRFSVGVSGGMSSVYGHTLSATPSFGRSMFSMQSSLSSGAPYLMTSRFFSSSFASGDDVISASLAQQDSASLPQEEEEKEEEDEKEEEKEEEGEDKEEEGGEEKEEKGEEKEEDGDEGGEVEKEDGEDAKDGEEAGDEMEEKEETAKEDGEKKEDKDKGGEQEGKEGEEDKEDKEGGDKEEEDQAEDKSEEKKDDKADTKEEKGEPEISKTVGKSEKPAEEKKDQSEKPMAKK